A region from the uncultured Draconibacterium sp. genome encodes:
- a CDS encoding ABC transporter permease, with amino-acid sequence MFDLDLWKEILSALKKNRMRSFMTAFGVFWGIFMLIVMSGAGRALENGVMDGIKAFASNSAFFWTERTSKPYKGFQRGRRWSYKNTDIEYIKANISDIEYLSPRLFGPRTYQGDNVIRGKKTGAFNIYGDYPDFFKIDPWTPLQGRLINEIDMQHSRKVVNIGERVVEVMFDKEEDPIGQYLKINGVYFQVVGVVKGETRVNIGGGRKNETIIMPFSTMQKTFNMGDDVHFFSVTSQPGVPVSKVETRLKELLKERHSIAPDDRQAVGSFNIEVEWKKYMGLFTGIQLLTWIVGIGTLLAGVIGVSNIMLVIIKERTQEIGIQRAIGATPGKVILHIVAESVFLTVIAGYIGLALGVGLLELLNMMLEMNAANADDIFFRRPEVSFKMAVGALSVLVVSGIFAGLIPARRAVSIKPIDALRDEGI; translated from the coding sequence ATGTTCGATTTAGATCTTTGGAAAGAAATATTAAGTGCCTTAAAGAAAAACCGGATGCGGAGTTTTATGACGGCTTTTGGTGTATTCTGGGGCATATTTATGCTGATAGTTATGTCGGGTGCAGGGCGTGCCCTTGAAAACGGCGTGATGGACGGCATTAAAGCCTTTGCTTCCAACTCTGCATTTTTCTGGACTGAGCGCACGAGTAAACCCTACAAAGGGTTTCAGCGTGGCCGACGCTGGAGTTATAAAAACACCGACATTGAATACATTAAAGCCAACATCAGCGATATCGAATACCTATCGCCACGCCTGTTTGGCCCACGAACCTACCAAGGCGACAATGTAATCAGAGGTAAAAAAACCGGAGCCTTTAACATTTATGGCGATTACCCCGACTTTTTTAAAATAGACCCGTGGACACCATTGCAAGGCCGATTAATTAACGAAATTGATATGCAGCACTCGCGCAAAGTGGTAAATATTGGCGAACGTGTGGTGGAGGTTATGTTTGATAAAGAGGAAGACCCGATTGGGCAGTACCTCAAAATTAACGGTGTTTACTTTCAGGTAGTTGGAGTAGTTAAGGGCGAAACACGGGTAAACATTGGTGGCGGAAGAAAAAATGAAACTATAATTATGCCATTCTCTACCATGCAAAAAACCTTTAACATGGGCGACGATGTGCATTTCTTCTCGGTTACCTCGCAGCCTGGCGTGCCGGTTAGCAAAGTAGAAACCCGATTAAAAGAATTATTAAAAGAACGGCACAGCATTGCACCTGACGACCGACAGGCAGTAGGCTCGTTTAATATTGAGGTGGAATGGAAAAAATATATGGGTTTATTTACCGGCATTCAGCTCTTAACCTGGATTGTTGGGATTGGAACCTTGTTGGCCGGAGTTATTGGAGTAAGTAATATAATGCTGGTAATTATTAAGGAGCGTACGCAGGAAATTGGTATTCAGCGAGCCATAGGAGCAACACCCGGAAAAGTGATTCTGCACATTGTAGCTGAAAGTGTTTTTCTTACTGTAATTGCCGGTTACATTGGTCTTGCGCTTGGTGTTGGCCTGCTTGAATTGCTGAATATGATGCTGGAAATGAATGCCGCCAATGCCGACGATATATTTTTCCGTAGGCCGGAGGTTAGTTTTAAAATGGCGGTGGGTGCCTTGTCGGTTCTGGTAGTATCCGGAATTTTTGCAGGCCTTATTCCGGCACGCCGAGCTGTAAGCATAAAACCCATTGATGCCCTGCGCGATGAAGGTATTTAA
- a CDS encoding efflux RND transporter periplasmic adaptor subunit: MKKVVKILGLVILVGAFGGTLFFLYNKSKKKTDFFENKSPFYSDVVMKTVATGSVVPRYEIEIVPQVSGIIDELYVEAGDKITKGQVVARIKIIPDMVTLNAAETRLNRAKINFEDAQIDYDRQQKLFDKNVISYEEFKSAKVEYDSAKEELTAAENNLELIKNGVTKKASTATNTLVRSTINGMVLDVPVEEGNSVIQANTFNAGTTIASVADMKDMIFEGNVDETEVGKIREGMPIELEIGAIDKEKFAAVLEYISPKGVEDNGAIQFEIKANVQLKEGQFIRAGYSANANIVLDRKDSVMVIPEGLLKFENDSSFVEVNKGTNEEPDYEKRFVKTGLSDGINIEITEGLKPDDKVKGEKIDPKKAKQEQANKG, encoded by the coding sequence ATGAAAAAAGTAGTTAAAATTTTAGGACTTGTAATTTTGGTTGGAGCATTCGGAGGAACCCTGTTCTTCCTGTACAACAAATCAAAAAAGAAAACAGATTTCTTTGAGAACAAAAGTCCATTTTACAGCGATGTGGTAATGAAAACCGTTGCAACCGGATCGGTGGTGCCGCGATACGAAATTGAAATCGTTCCTCAGGTTTCCGGAATTATAGATGAATTATATGTGGAAGCGGGTGATAAAATTACCAAAGGGCAGGTAGTTGCACGTATTAAAATTATTCCGGACATGGTAACTTTGAACGCTGCTGAAACCCGTTTAAACCGTGCAAAAATTAATTTTGAAGATGCGCAAATCGATTACGATCGCCAGCAAAAACTTTTTGATAAAAACGTAATCTCTTACGAAGAGTTTAAATCTGCAAAAGTGGAGTACGATTCGGCCAAAGAAGAACTAACAGCTGCCGAAAATAATCTGGAATTAATTAAAAATGGTGTAACAAAAAAGGCTTCAACGGCTACTAATACCCTTGTTCGGTCAACCATAAACGGTATGGTGCTCGATGTTCCGGTTGAAGAGGGTAACTCGGTAATACAGGCAAATACCTTTAATGCCGGTACAACAATTGCTTCGGTTGCCGATATGAAAGATATGATTTTTGAGGGGAATGTAGATGAGACAGAAGTAGGTAAAATTCGCGAAGGCATGCCCATTGAATTAGAAATTGGTGCTATCGATAAAGAAAAATTTGCCGCAGTTTTGGAATATATTTCTCCAAAAGGGGTTGAAGATAACGGAGCCATACAATTTGAAATAAAAGCCAATGTGCAACTAAAAGAAGGCCAGTTTATACGAGCCGGTTACAGTGCAAATGCCAACATTGTTTTGGATCGGAAAGACAGTGTGATGGTAATTCCTGAAGGATTACTAAAATTTGAAAACGACTCGTCGTTTGTTGAAGTTAATAAAGGCACTAACGAAGAACCCGATTACGAAAAACGTTTTGTAAAAACCGGACTTTCAGATGGTATAAATATTGAAATTACTGAAGGGTTAAAACCTGATGATAAGGTAAAAGGAGAGAAGATCGATCCGAAAAAAGCAAAACAGGAACAAGCCAATAAAGGCTAA
- a CDS encoding TolC family protein: protein MKKLFALFLGIIGLSSFTSNAQNEWDLQTCFDYAIENNIQIKRQEINSRYNEMLVKQAKDDKLPNLNAQLSNDFSFGRSLTYDNTYDNINSASVAGGLSTSWTLYNGLTLSNTVQMRELDLNATMADLQKTKDDIMLSISAEYLEILFAEELQLVAEATLEVTKQQINRTRQLVEAGSAAKGALLEIEAQLAREELDLVNAQNRVQLAYLNLYQFLELPMAESFKIEKPVLPEIQANLTMMNAFDVFSNAINVRPEIKAAQLRVQSAMKQLAVAKGYRYPSLSFGANYYNQYNNQYKDIYGDRIDLGEQLKNNSRSSLGLTLSIPIFNRYQVKNNITNSELQIADYEYQLQQTRNVLRRDIETVYTNALAALNRYISSEKAVASMKEAFRYTEEKFNVGMINSVEYNQSKTNLTSAQSDYLQAKYEYIFRTKILDFYNGVPISL, encoded by the coding sequence ATGAAGAAGTTATTCGCCTTATTTTTAGGCATAATTGGGTTAAGCAGTTTTACATCGAATGCACAAAACGAATGGGATTTACAAACCTGTTTCGATTATGCCATCGAAAATAACATCCAGATTAAACGCCAGGAAATTAATTCCAGGTACAACGAAATGCTGGTAAAGCAGGCAAAAGACGATAAGTTACCCAACTTAAATGCCCAGCTGAGCAACGATTTTAGTTTTGGACGATCGCTTACCTACGACAATACTTACGACAATATAAACTCGGCAAGTGTAGCCGGAGGATTAAGTACCAGCTGGACCCTTTACAACGGACTAACGCTGAGTAATACGGTGCAAATGCGTGAACTCGACCTGAATGCTACCATGGCAGATCTGCAAAAAACCAAGGATGATATCATGCTTTCCATCTCGGCCGAATACCTTGAAATCCTTTTTGCCGAAGAATTACAACTGGTGGCCGAGGCAACATTAGAAGTTACCAAACAACAAATTAACCGTACCCGCCAGCTGGTTGAAGCAGGAAGCGCTGCAAAAGGGGCATTGCTTGAGATTGAAGCCCAACTGGCCCGTGAAGAACTGGATTTGGTTAATGCCCAAAACAGGGTGCAGCTGGCGTATTTAAATCTTTACCAGTTTTTAGAACTGCCAATGGCTGAGAGTTTTAAAATTGAAAAACCTGTGCTGCCCGAAATTCAGGCAAACCTTACCATGATGAATGCTTTTGATGTATTCAGTAATGCCATAAATGTAAGACCTGAAATTAAAGCGGCACAGCTGCGCGTACAAAGTGCCATGAAACAGTTAGCTGTAGCAAAGGGGTATCGTTATCCGAGTTTAAGTTTTGGTGCCAATTATTATAACCAGTACAATAACCAGTACAAAGATATTTACGGCGACAGAATTGACTTGGGAGAACAGCTAAAAAACAACAGCCGCTCAAGCCTGGGACTTACGCTGAGTATCCCAATTTTTAATCGATACCAGGTAAAAAACAATATCACCAACTCCGAACTGCAAATTGCCGATTACGAGTACCAGCTGCAACAAACGCGTAATGTTTTACGCCGCGATATTGAAACGGTTTATACCAATGCTCTGGCGGCTTTAAACCGTTACATTTCTTCTGAAAAAGCAGTGGCATCAATGAAAGAGGCTTTTCGTTATACCGAAGAGAAATTTAATGTGGGAATGATTAATTCGGTAGAATACAACCAAAGTAAAACAAATCTTACCAGTGCACAGTCGGATTATTTACAGGCCAAATACGAATACATTTTCCGCACGAAAATACTTGATTTCTATAATGGAGTTCCTATCTCCCTGTAG
- a CDS encoding DUF5916 domain-containing protein, producing MRLFLVILLFLFSSAGVAGNDFKLLRDSTSRTLNNACSYQLKKAKSAIIIDGVIDEPDWEKAQKTASFFKVLPVDSGYATQPSTMMMTYDDKALYVAQVFYDTIPGKRVMESFRRDFSFGSNDNLLMFFDTFLDQTNGFSFGISASGAKWDGTMSNGNDISLDWDCKWESKTKHYSDKWISEMRIPFKSLRYPKSSQRWNVNFSRLDLKSNEKSAWAPVPRQFPTSTLAYTGVMKFEDPLPKSKMQFSVIPYVLGSAAKNMEDGSDTDYRKDIGFDAKLGLSSSMTLDLTYNPDFAQVEVDEQVTNIDRFELFFPEKRQFFLENSDLFANYGYQHTLTPFFSRRIGLDAPVKAGARLSGKIGSNWRIGFMNMTTEKTNERLARNYTVASVQKKVFARSNIGFIAVNKEYLDVPSDTSMYNRVFGFDYNLASKDNIWDGKFFYHRSFQPGNPDKQYAQGAMLMYSTQKVKLGFFETAVGENYRAETGYVRRTGYNFLGGIAGYTFVPNRKIVSHGPSVKIDNYYNADYNLIEHEYELEYEMQFENRSELSLAYTDYFVQLRHDFNPTQDPENSLPAGTEYDFGGFTVSYASTRKSLFTWEAEAVKGSFYSGDIQYVEGEIGYRFQPYVNLSMNFNYTDMDLGAPFNREKFWLVGPKMDITFTDKIFWSTFVQYNEQISNLNINSRFQWRYQPVSDIYLVYTDNYFTGNWNAKNRAVVLKMTYWFN from the coding sequence ATGAGGTTGTTCCTGGTCATTTTATTATTCTTATTTAGCTCAGCGGGTGTTGCCGGGAATGATTTTAAGTTGCTGCGCGACAGTACATCACGTACTTTAAACAATGCTTGCAGCTATCAATTAAAAAAAGCAAAGTCAGCTATTATTATTGATGGGGTGATTGATGAGCCCGACTGGGAAAAAGCACAAAAAACAGCCAGTTTTTTTAAGGTATTGCCGGTTGATAGCGGTTATGCCACCCAGCCCTCTACAATGATGATGACCTACGATGACAAAGCGCTTTATGTGGCACAGGTTTTTTACGATACCATTCCCGGAAAACGTGTGATGGAATCGTTCAGGCGCGATTTTAGTTTTGGCAGCAACGATAATCTGCTGATGTTTTTCGATACTTTCCTGGATCAAACCAATGGCTTTTCATTTGGAATTTCGGCGTCGGGAGCCAAATGGGATGGTACCATGAGCAACGGAAACGACATTTCGCTCGACTGGGATTGTAAATGGGAATCGAAAACAAAACACTACAGCGACAAATGGATAAGCGAAATGCGAATCCCATTTAAATCGTTGCGTTACCCAAAATCGAGCCAGCGCTGGAATGTTAACTTCAGCCGGCTTGATTTAAAATCAAACGAAAAGTCGGCATGGGCACCTGTTCCACGCCAGTTTCCAACTTCAACCCTGGCTTATACCGGAGTCATGAAATTTGAAGATCCCTTGCCTAAATCCAAAATGCAATTCTCTGTTATTCCCTATGTTTTGGGAAGTGCCGCTAAAAACATGGAAGACGGTTCGGATACGGATTATCGAAAAGACATTGGTTTTGATGCCAAACTGGGGTTATCATCATCAATGACATTGGATTTAACCTATAATCCTGATTTTGCTCAGGTTGAAGTGGATGAGCAGGTAACCAATATCGATCGGTTTGAGTTGTTCTTTCCTGAAAAAAGGCAATTCTTTTTAGAGAATAGCGACCTCTTTGCCAATTACGGTTATCAGCATACATTAACGCCATTTTTCTCGCGGCGCATTGGACTTGATGCTCCGGTAAAAGCCGGCGCCCGTTTAAGTGGAAAAATTGGCAGCAACTGGCGTATTGGTTTTATGAATATGACTACCGAAAAAACAAACGAACGTTTGGCAAGAAACTATACCGTAGCGTCGGTACAAAAAAAAGTTTTTGCCCGATCGAATATAGGCTTTATTGCTGTTAACAAAGAATATCTTGATGTTCCGTCGGACACCAGCATGTACAACCGTGTATTTGGTTTCGATTATAACCTGGCCAGCAAAGACAATATCTGGGATGGCAAATTCTTTTACCACCGCTCGTTTCAGCCGGGTAACCCCGATAAACAATACGCACAAGGTGCCATGCTTATGTACAGTACCCAAAAAGTAAAGCTTGGCTTTTTCGAAACTGCAGTGGGCGAAAACTACCGTGCCGAAACCGGTTATGTGAGGCGCACCGGTTATAATTTTTTGGGCGGCATAGCTGGCTACACTTTTGTACCCAACAGAAAAATAGTAAGCCATGGGCCAAGTGTAAAAATCGACAATTATTATAACGCTGATTATAATTTAATTGAACACGAGTACGAATTGGAGTACGAAATGCAATTTGAAAACCGCTCGGAACTGAGCCTTGCCTACACCGATTATTTTGTGCAATTGCGGCACGATTTTAACCCCACTCAAGATCCTGAAAATTCTTTACCCGCAGGAACGGAATATGATTTTGGCGGTTTTACTGTATCCTATGCCTCCACCCGTAAATCGTTGTTTACCTGGGAAGCCGAGGCGGTAAAAGGAAGTTTTTACAGCGGAGATATTCAATATGTTGAAGGCGAAATTGGTTACCGCTTTCAGCCGTATGTAAATTTGAGTATGAACTTTAATTATACCGATATGGATTTGGGAGCGCCTTTTAACCGTGAAAAATTTTGGTTGGTTGGCCCCAAAATGGACATTACTTTTACCGATAAAATTTTCTGGTCAACTTTCGTTCAGTACAACGAGCAAATTAGCAACCTGAATATAAACTCCCGGTTCCAATGGCGTTATCAGCCTGTATCGGATATCTATTTGGTTTATACCGACAATTATTTTACCGGAAACTGGAATGCAAAAAACAGGGCGGTTGTGCTAAAAATGACCTATTGGTTTAATTAA
- a CDS encoding malate dehydrogenase yields MKVTVVGAGAVGASCAEYIAIKDFADEIVLVDIKEGFAEGKAMDLMQTASLNGFDSTIVGSTNDYTKTAGSDVAVITSGIPRKPGMTREELIGINAGIVKDVAEKLIAESPNVIIIVVSNPMDTMAYLAHKATGLPKNRIIGMGGALDSARFKYRLAEAIDCPQSDIDAMVIGGHSDTGMVPLIEKAVRNSVPVAEFLSEEKQAEVVEATKVGGATLTKLLGTSAWYAPGAAVSELVRAIALNSKKMFPCSAMLEGEYGLNDISLGVPCVIGKNGIEKIVEIELSAAEKEKLAASAEGVSKVNALL; encoded by the coding sequence ATGAAAGTAACAGTAGTTGGAGCAGGTGCAGTAGGCGCAAGTTGTGCGGAGTACATTGCAATTAAAGATTTTGCAGACGAAATTGTATTGGTTGACATTAAAGAAGGTTTTGCCGAAGGTAAAGCAATGGACTTGATGCAAACTGCTTCATTAAACGGTTTTGATTCTACTATCGTTGGAAGCACAAACGATTACACAAAAACAGCGGGTAGCGATGTTGCAGTAATCACAAGTGGTATTCCGCGTAAACCAGGAATGACTCGCGAAGAGTTGATTGGTATTAATGCCGGAATTGTTAAAGATGTTGCTGAAAAGCTAATTGCCGAATCACCAAACGTAATCATTATTGTGGTTAGTAACCCAATGGATACAATGGCTTACCTTGCACATAAAGCTACAGGACTTCCTAAAAACCGAATTATTGGTATGGGTGGAGCATTGGATAGCGCACGTTTCAAGTACAGATTGGCTGAAGCTATCGACTGTCCTCAATCAGACATTGACGCCATGGTAATTGGTGGCCACAGCGATACCGGAATGGTTCCACTTATTGAAAAAGCTGTGCGTAACAGTGTGCCTGTTGCCGAGTTTTTAAGCGAAGAAAAACAAGCAGAAGTTGTAGAAGCAACAAAAGTTGGTGGAGCTACATTAACTAAACTTTTGGGAACCAGCGCATGGTATGCTCCGGGTGCAGCAGTATCGGAATTGGTTCGTGCTATTGCACTTAATTCTAAAAAAATGTTCCCATGTTCAGCTATGCTTGAAGGTGAATATGGCTTAAACGACATTTCGTTAGGTGTTCCTTGTGTAATTGGTAAAAACGGTATCGAAAAAATTGTTGAAATTGAACTTTCAGCTGCAGAAAAAGAAAAACTTGCTGCAAGTGCTGAAGGCGTTTCAAAAGTTAACGCATTGCTGTAA
- a CDS encoding retropepsin-like aspartic protease, which produces MRVKLPVKIVELESSNFHLLVSCCLNSGEQEYWVIDTGASRSVFDKNLTAGIAAVMDETEDLHAANMSEAPLKTSLGTLNPVSFGKFRVEAMQVALIDMDAINDLYQKVSEYKICGLLGSDFLLKYHAVIDYKRQLLKLSD; this is translated from the coding sequence ATGCGCGTAAAATTACCCGTTAAAATAGTAGAACTCGAATCGTCAAATTTTCACCTGCTCGTATCGTGCTGCTTAAACAGTGGTGAGCAAGAATATTGGGTGATAGACACAGGAGCATCACGCTCGGTATTCGATAAAAATCTGACTGCAGGTATTGCCGCTGTAATGGATGAAACGGAAGATTTGCATGCCGCCAATATGAGCGAAGCTCCCTTGAAAACATCACTCGGAACTTTAAATCCTGTAAGCTTTGGTAAATTCAGGGTTGAAGCCATGCAAGTGGCCTTAATTGATATGGATGCAATAAATGACTTGTACCAAAAAGTTAGCGAATATAAAATTTGTGGTTTACTGGGCAGCGATTTTTTGTTAAAATACCATGCTGTAATCGACTATAAACGACAGCTGCTTAAATTATCTGACTGA
- a CDS encoding DUF6090 family protein: MLQLFKALRLQKLKESKIKKYLLYALGEIILVVIGILIALAINNNNIKRTIQKKEQTYLVGLMDEFTTSKLKLQELINVNKNNYEGARQIISYVSNSKIQPDEEQFSLLLYNTFVFDVSFNPNNSLLNEMMNSGSLKDISNPTLRIHLTNWISTLEDIAKQENDLEQQREKILDLFRGNTQSIRTIFDLAGVSANELDIEPLPKNISNLNLLHSTQFENLLFTFILTSKATEEAHYLPLMKRIDAILELIEKEIKS; encoded by the coding sequence ATGTTACAACTATTTAAAGCGCTCCGGCTACAAAAACTCAAGGAGAGTAAAATAAAAAAATACCTGCTCTATGCCCTTGGGGAGATTATTCTGGTGGTTATTGGAATTTTAATTGCACTGGCCATCAACAACAATAATATAAAACGCACCATTCAGAAAAAAGAACAAACCTACCTGGTGGGTTTAATGGACGAATTTACAACCAGCAAATTAAAGTTGCAGGAATTGATTAATGTAAACAAAAACAATTACGAAGGTGCACGGCAGATTATTTCATACGTATCGAACAGCAAGATCCAACCCGATGAAGAACAATTCTCACTCCTCTTATATAACACCTTTGTTTTTGATGTTTCGTTTAATCCGAACAACTCGCTATTAAACGAAATGATGAACTCGGGTAGCCTAAAAGACATTTCAAACCCAACACTGAGAATACATTTAACCAATTGGATTTCGACATTGGAAGACATTGCCAAACAGGAAAATGATCTGGAACAGCAGCGGGAAAAAATTCTGGATTTATTTCGGGGCAACACGCAAAGCATTCGCACTATTTTCGACCTTGCAGGAGTTTCGGCCAATGAGCTCGATATTGAACCACTCCCAAAAAATATCAGCAACCTCAACCTGCTGCACTCCACCCAGTTTGAGAACTTATTGTTTACCTTTATTTTAACCAGCAAAGCAACTGAAGAAGCCCACTACCTGCCGCTAATGAAACGCATTGATGCTATTCTTGAATTGATTGAAAAGGAAATTAAAAGCTGA
- a CDS encoding gamma-glutamylcyclotransferase family protein, with the protein MANLFVYGSLLFSEIAEQLCGQKIKTANAALKGYARFALKGADYPAMIKKQNSLVYGKVLLNLTPEAVELLTFYEGNEYEIRPLRVELANEKKINAFGFLWTGGDEYLEAFDWDKKHFELESLQFYVDDVIPSTLDTYRNEKKST; encoded by the coding sequence ATGGCAAATTTATTCGTTTACGGCTCGTTGCTTTTTAGCGAAATAGCAGAACAATTGTGTGGTCAAAAAATAAAAACTGCCAATGCTGCTTTAAAAGGCTATGCGCGCTTTGCCCTAAAAGGTGCTGATTACCCGGCCATGATAAAAAAACAAAACTCGCTTGTTTATGGCAAAGTGCTTTTAAACCTTACCCCTGAAGCCGTTGAACTTCTTACGTTTTACGAAGGTAACGAATATGAGATAAGGCCCCTGCGTGTTGAGCTTGCAAATGAAAAGAAAATAAATGCTTTTGGATTTTTATGGACCGGTGGAGATGAATATCTTGAAGCTTTTGATTGGGATAAGAAACATTTCGAGTTGGAATCGTTGCAATTTTATGTTGATGATGTAATTCCATCGACCCTGGATACTTATAGAAACGAAAAGAAAAGCACATGA